From one Paractinoplanes brasiliensis genomic stretch:
- a CDS encoding dihydrofolate reductase family protein: MAKLLYSATMSLDGFIAGPGGDMSWMTRLPETGPHETADGLWKQVGSLLTGARTYGGDDPNAGTDQEGAFNGQWSGPEFVLTHNPPATSPPGVTFVTDLPTAVDAALAAAGDLYACVLGADVAAQCLAAGLLDEILVFVAPVLLGDGTPLFRHPGGTFVALDEISSTTGPVPTIRLRVRR, translated from the coding sequence ATGGCGAAACTTCTGTACTCCGCGACGATGTCCCTCGACGGTTTCATCGCCGGCCCCGGCGGCGACATGAGCTGGATGACCCGGCTGCCCGAGACCGGCCCGCACGAGACGGCCGACGGCCTGTGGAAGCAGGTCGGCTCGCTGCTGACCGGCGCGCGCACCTACGGCGGTGACGACCCGAACGCCGGCACCGACCAGGAGGGCGCTTTCAACGGCCAATGGTCGGGTCCCGAGTTCGTGCTGACCCACAACCCGCCCGCCACCTCCCCGCCGGGCGTCACGTTCGTGACCGACCTGCCCACGGCCGTCGACGCCGCCCTGGCGGCCGCCGGCGACCTCTACGCGTGTGTGCTCGGCGCCGACGTGGCCGCCCAGTGCCTGGCCGCCGGCCTGCTCGACGAGATCCTGGTCTTCGTCGCCCCCGTGCTGCTCGGCGACGGCACCCCGCTGTTCCGCCACCCTGGCGGCACGTTCGTGGCGCTCGACGAGATCTCGTCCACCACCGGCCCCGTCCCGACCATCCGGCTACGCGTCCGCAGGTAA
- a CDS encoding RNA polymerase sigma factor, with translation MSPAGPVDDLLRALAPRVVGVLTHRCGDFEAAEDAVQEALIVAHTRWTADGVPESPRGWLLRTASRKLLDQLRGDQARRRREMQAALREPGGEAYDRDDTLDVLMLCCHAALNDAAAVALTLRAVGGLTTAEIARAFLVPEPTMGQRISRAKQRIRGVPFDAAAQRLPAALRVLYLIFNEGYASGGDTVHRVELSAEAIRLTRMVSARRPGDAEVSGLLALMLLTDARRPARTGPDGELVPLAEQDRSRWDRELTAEGTAILDAAFRRGQVGEYQLQAAIAALHNRAPSVGATDWPQIQALYAILERMTASPVVTLNRAIAVAMVDGPAAGLRLVDTVAAQLPGHHRVAATRAHLLELAGDRDGAFGQYRIAAAATTSEPERRYLTLRAARLHARTGKRS, from the coding sequence GTGAGCCCGGCCGGCCCGGTCGACGACCTGCTGCGCGCCCTCGCGCCGCGGGTCGTCGGCGTGCTCACCCACCGCTGCGGCGACTTCGAGGCGGCCGAGGACGCCGTGCAGGAAGCGCTGATCGTCGCGCACACGCGCTGGACGGCCGACGGTGTGCCCGAGAGCCCGCGCGGCTGGCTGCTGCGGACGGCGTCGCGCAAGCTGCTCGACCAGCTGCGCGGCGACCAGGCCCGGCGGCGGCGCGAGATGCAGGCCGCGCTTCGTGAACCGGGCGGGGAGGCGTACGACCGGGACGACACGCTCGACGTGCTGATGCTGTGCTGCCATGCGGCCCTCAACGACGCCGCGGCGGTGGCGCTGACCCTGCGCGCGGTCGGCGGCCTGACCACGGCCGAGATCGCCCGCGCGTTCCTGGTGCCCGAGCCGACCATGGGTCAGCGGATCAGCCGGGCCAAGCAGCGCATCCGCGGGGTGCCGTTCGACGCGGCGGCGCAACGGCTGCCGGCCGCGCTGCGGGTCCTGTATCTGATCTTCAACGAGGGGTATGCGAGCGGCGGTGACACCGTGCACCGGGTCGAGTTGTCGGCCGAGGCGATCCGGCTCACCCGCATGGTGTCCGCCCGCCGGCCCGGCGACGCGGAGGTGTCCGGGCTGCTGGCGCTGATGCTGCTCACCGACGCGCGGCGGCCCGCCCGCACCGGGCCGGACGGTGAGCTGGTGCCGCTGGCCGAGCAGGACAGGTCGCGGTGGGACCGGGAGCTGACGGCCGAGGGCACGGCGATCCTCGACGCGGCGTTCCGGCGCGGGCAGGTCGGCGAATACCAGCTGCAGGCGGCGATCGCGGCCCTGCACAACCGGGCGCCATCGGTCGGCGCGACGGACTGGCCGCAGATCCAGGCCCTGTACGCGATCCTGGAGCGCATGACCGCAAGCCCGGTGGTCACGCTGAACCGGGCGATCGCGGTGGCCATGGTCGACGGCCCGGCGGCGGGGCTGCGGCTCGTCGACACGGTCGCGGCACAGTTGCCGGGGCATCACCGGGTGGCGGCCACCCGCGCGCACCTGCTCGAACTGGCAGGCGACCGCGACGGCGCCTTCGGGCAGTACCGCATCGCCGCGGCCGCGACCACGAGCGAGCCGGAAAGGCGGTACCTGACCTTGCGGGCGGCGCGCCTGCACGCCCGTACGGGGAAGCGGTCTTGA
- a CDS encoding YciI family protein, which produces MPKYILIVDHRPGAVDTPMEQWEPDDVKAHMDYYAALRRQLLDSGELVDEQALTGPEHAREVTSDGGPPVVTEGVFPESKEFLAGFQIVEVADEQRAFEIAAKVSAVPGPGGVPLRQPIGVRRVMDADDFRQLHPEL; this is translated from the coding sequence ATGCCGAAGTACATCCTCATCGTCGACCACCGTCCCGGCGCCGTGGACACCCCCATGGAGCAGTGGGAGCCGGACGACGTCAAGGCGCACATGGACTACTACGCCGCGCTGCGCCGGCAGCTGCTCGACTCGGGCGAGCTGGTCGACGAACAGGCGCTGACCGGCCCCGAGCACGCCAGGGAGGTCACCAGCGACGGCGGCCCGCCCGTGGTCACCGAGGGCGTGTTCCCCGAGTCCAAGGAGTTCCTGGCCGGGTTCCAGATCGTCGAGGTCGCCGACGAGCAGCGCGCCTTCGAGATCGCGGCCAAGGTGTCAGCCGTACCCGGACCGGGTGGGGTGCCGTTGCGGCAGCCCATCGGCGTACGCAGGGTGATGGACGCCGACGACTTCCGGCAGCTGCACCCGGAGTTGTGA
- a CDS encoding LacI family DNA-binding transcriptional regulator, producing MKALSKATIYQVAQLAGVSIATVSRALRDSDLVTPETRERVRAAAEELRFTPSRPARSLAEGRHAANGIVFPDLVGPYYAEVVLGYEAAAAALGSSVLILATNGRRDPAAAVRELAGRVDGLAVMGRTVDDDVVTGIASTGLPVVLLARDPVDGVDTVRTGNTNTARALAEHLLGHGHRAITFLGDPSSSPDVAGRFSGLKAALASKQAHLTLVRGTGLDLDAGCAAAPEVLASAPDAVVCANDEMALGVLLAAEEAGLRAPQDLAVTGWDDLLAARFAGLTTVRQPMRELGATAARWLDKRINEPPSQRTAARRRILATEVVIRRSCGMHEEVHP from the coding sequence ATGAAAGCGCTTTCAAAGGCGACCATCTATCAGGTCGCCCAGCTCGCGGGCGTCTCGATCGCCACCGTGTCGCGTGCTCTGCGCGACTCCGACCTGGTCACGCCGGAGACGCGGGAGCGGGTGCGGGCCGCCGCCGAGGAGCTGCGGTTCACGCCGAGCCGGCCCGCCCGGTCGCTCGCCGAGGGGCGGCACGCGGCCAACGGCATCGTGTTCCCCGACCTGGTCGGGCCCTACTACGCCGAGGTGGTGCTCGGCTACGAGGCGGCCGCGGCGGCGCTGGGCAGCAGCGTGCTGATCCTGGCCACCAACGGGCGCCGCGACCCGGCCGCCGCCGTCCGCGAGCTGGCGGGGCGGGTCGACGGGCTGGCCGTCATGGGCCGCACCGTCGACGACGACGTGGTCACCGGCATCGCGAGCACCGGGCTGCCCGTCGTGCTGCTCGCGCGCGACCCGGTCGACGGGGTGGACACCGTCCGCACGGGCAACACCAACACCGCCCGCGCCCTGGCCGAGCACCTTCTCGGCCACGGGCATCGCGCGATCACGTTTCTCGGGGACCCGAGTTCCTCGCCCGACGTGGCCGGGCGATTTTCCGGCCTCAAGGCGGCGCTCGCGTCGAAACAGGCCCACCTGACCCTCGTACGGGGAACCGGGCTTGATCTTGATGCGGGGTGTGCGGCCGCGCCGGAGGTGCTGGCGAGCGCGCCCGACGCCGTGGTCTGCGCGAACGACGAAATGGCGCTGGGTGTGCTGCTCGCTGCCGAGGAAGCCGGGCTGCGGGCGCCGCAGGACCTGGCCGTGACCGGGTGGGACGACCTGCTGGCGGCACGTTTCGCCGGGCTGACCACCGTACGGCAGCCGATGCGGGAACTCGGCGCCACCGCCGCCCGCTGGCTGGACAAACGCATCAACGAACCCCCATCTCAACGGACCGCGGCGCGCCGGCGGATCCTCGCCACCGAGGTGGTGATCCGGCGCAGCTGCGGCATGCACGAGGAGGTGCATCCATGA
- a CDS encoding MerR family transcriptional regulator encodes MGRAGRGDRHEEDVAVGLLTIGAFARAAGLTPKALRLYDQMGLLPPAAVDAESGYRFYDEAQLARARLVGRLRGIGMPLAEIRSVCSLPPAEAADAVTNFWRRVSADTATRARLTSDLVQHLSGKDTSMNDFRFAAAIDPGTARDSNEDRAYADSGLVAVADGTRGPYGGHAAEAAIEALRGLAGTSLGEVENAVEAADRAVRALPADDQPVTTLTALVRHGSRLVLAHVGDTRAYLLRHGELTLLTHDHTWVQAQVDRGELDPAAVAGHEKRALLVRALGWGEHVEADLALRTVLPGDRYLLCSDGLHTVVTRAEMREAMAGEPREAVDRLIAAARRAGALDNLACAAYFSVA; translated from the coding sequence GTGGGGCGTGCCGGTCGCGGTGACCGGCACGAGGAGGACGTCGCCGTGGGTCTGCTGACGATCGGAGCGTTCGCGCGCGCGGCCGGGCTGACACCCAAGGCGCTGCGGCTCTACGACCAGATGGGGCTGTTGCCGCCCGCCGCCGTGGACGCGGAGTCGGGTTACCGGTTCTACGACGAGGCGCAGCTCGCGCGGGCCCGGCTGGTGGGGCGGCTGCGCGGAATAGGGATGCCGCTGGCCGAGATCCGGTCGGTCTGCTCGCTGCCGCCCGCCGAGGCCGCCGACGCGGTGACAAATTTCTGGCGGCGGGTCAGCGCGGACACCGCAACCCGGGCCCGGCTGACCTCCGACCTCGTTCAGCACCTGTCCGGAAAGGACACCAGCATGAACGACTTCCGTTTCGCGGCGGCGATCGACCCCGGCACCGCGCGCGACAGCAACGAGGACCGGGCGTACGCGGACTCCGGGCTGGTCGCCGTGGCCGACGGCACTCGGGGACCGTACGGCGGGCACGCGGCCGAGGCGGCTATCGAGGCGTTGAGAGGACTCGCGGGGACGTCCCTCGGCGAGGTCGAGAACGCCGTGGAGGCCGCCGACCGGGCTGTCCGGGCCCTTCCCGCCGACGATCAGCCGGTGACGACCTTGACCGCGCTGGTGCGGCACGGCTCCCGGCTGGTGCTGGCGCATGTCGGCGACACCCGCGCCTACCTGCTGCGCCACGGGGAGTTGACGCTGCTCACCCACGACCACACGTGGGTGCAGGCTCAGGTCGACCGGGGCGAACTGGACCCCGCGGCCGTCGCCGGCCACGAGAAGCGGGCGTTGCTCGTACGGGCCCTGGGCTGGGGTGAGCACGTCGAAGCGGACCTGGCACTGCGGACGGTGCTGCCGGGTGACCGTTATCTGCTCTGCTCGGACGGGCTGCACACCGTCGTCACGCGCGCCGAGATGAGGGAGGCGATGGCCGGTGAGCCGCGGGAAGCCGTCGACCGGCTGATCGCCGCGGCCCGGCGGGCGGGGGCCCTCGACAACCTGGCCTGCGCGGCATACTTCAGCGTTGCTTAA